CCACAGATGAAGGAACATTTTTAATGCTTTGAGCTTCATCGTCCATTCATGTCCAGGCCAACCAGAAATCCTATTGTTTGTCCACCAAGTTTCCACAAGTGGCCGGAAGGATGGagtagagagccagaagttctCAAATCTGAAGGGCATGGACCCCAATCAATATCACCTGCAATCATAGCGAGGAAAATGATCCGAAGTGACACGATCTAATCGGTGAACCTAAAAGGATCCAAATTTAGTAGCACAAAAGTCAGTAACCAAAAAACGATCAGTTAAGGAGGCATATTAGGTACTCCATATCTGGACCAATTGTAGGTTACATTTTTCAGAGGCACATTCCCCAAATGATAATTAGCAATCCATTGGTTGAAAAGCCGCATGTTATTTGTAACAGATTGATCATGCATGAGAAAGCCCTTTCTCTTCAATGGCTTTGACAACCATTTCatcccaaaaaagaaaaaaaaaacattttttaaaaatagaaaattgctACTAGAGGATCCAATCCAATCACATCAGTCACCAAGCACTAGTGCAATGAGGACTCTGTATACATGTCGTCTTATAAGTTAAAGGGGAAGAAAACAACAAGCCAACTAAACTTGATAGTTGCCATAAAAATTGAGAAATATTGAGAGCCCATCTCTACTTCAATTAGTTTGACCCATGTGAACATCTAGGTTTTATGCTTAATGGAGTTGATGTATTTCCAAAGGACCAGCTTTAATGTTATACAAATGATACATATTAATGCATCTTTAAAAGAGAACATTTCTAATTATAGCCTTCTGAGAGAGCTCTCTTTCTCACACAATCTAATGTAAGGTGACATTCCAAAATTACACCTATCCCTGTCCTCGCTAACTCCCTATATTAATAACGAACTCGCCTAAACAAACTGCCAAGTAATTATAATTGTCCCTCTACTAAAATCTTAATAACATTCCCAATACTTCCCCAAGTAAAAATCTAGCGAAACAAGACCAACAATACAGGCAAAACttaaaagaataagaaaatggaAACCCATTTGTTCAATACTCGGAATTATAATTATTCCTCTATTAATATCTTAATAACATTCCCAATATTTCCCCAAGTAATAATCTAGCGAAACAAGACCAACAATACAGGCAAAACTttcaagaataagaaaatggAAACCCGTTTGTCCAATACTCGGAGTCCTAGATTATCTCGTAGATGTTGTGGCAAAGCATTtaatattttccttttcccttcTAAACGAGGAAAAATACAATAACAGCTTTGCTCATTTTTATTTAGCATCAATATAGTGACCTCTAAGAAACGAACATTCAAAGAGGAGTATCCAGATGCAAATTATTTAAGACACTGGATTTCCTAagcaataaataaaaataaaaataatatatataaacaaattgGAATGACGAAGGgttgaatctcagtggatcgtggcagcaaggccactgagaatatatatataaaagaaaaaaaaataacaacaaCAGACACTGTCACCAACTTCTATGTCAAATAATTACATGATACCTTTTTTCAGATGTAAGGACTTAGTATCGCTGCAGAACAATTACCATTTATACAAAATTGAATGAGGGAACACATATATTAAATCACTCTtctatcttaaaaaaaattagttaataaaagaattaatGCAATATTACCAAATGTATGTCGAGAATTAAGGCAATATTACCAAATGTATGGGTTTTCGACATAAGAAAATGTGAGTACTAAAGGAATATGGAAGTATTTCGGAAATATTAGTTCCCCCACGAAAACCTAGGTTTCTTTCAGTTGGCGCTCTTTAGTAAGACCAAGGTTTTTTTGAGGCTATGTAGCACGAACCCTCTATATCAAGCAAAGTGTTGGTGTTAGATACTCCAGACCAAGATGCCAAATTATGAGTCTAATACTAATATGGGAAAAAAGAGCATGCGGTAATAAAAGGACATGTTAGCATAAATTTTgacaataataattaataattataattaaaaacaaaaaaagcaaGCCCCAACCCATTTATTCTGAGAACAATTTTAAAGTCCCAcctaataataatttaagacgagaaaaaaaaaagtaaaaaggacattaaaagttcaaaaaaaaaaaaaaaaagtgaaaaccCTAACTACCCTTCTTCCCTTCCTTCTATGCAATTCACAAAGGAGTTTGGAAATAGCAGCAACCACCACCGCCAATCTTGTTCACCACCAATGCCAATGCTTTATATGTTTGATTTAAATATATGTTATATCCGAAAAAATTGTGTTTCCAATGTGCCCGTGTACTAATTTCTTTAGAAATTAACGTTTTGTTGTGTCCCATCATATCCATGTTTTTGCTTCTCAGTTTTGAAGAGTTCTTTGGGAAGTTTTTAGTAGGATTTTTGAATTGAAAGCTCAAAGCATATGATTCCTAAGAACAAGACAATCTGCCAAGGTGCAGCCAAAAGAGGATTCCTAATCCGTCTAGCAAAAGAACCAATATAGAACACTGAGACAAAAGAATCGCCAACAAGGAGGAAAAATGATTGTGAAATGTAATACCTTCGATCAGGTCCAGCCCCAGATGCAACAGTATCGCTCACCGTAAGAATAGCTACTTTAGACCCAATATCTTGAACCTCACTGCTAATTTTTTTGGATATATTATTTTTCAGAGAGACTGTTGAATCAAATGACAAGGAGTTGGCAGAACCAGCAATACTGCTTATATCAGAAATCACAATAGCCGACACAGAAGTTCCAGCAGGTATAGGATTTCCTGTTGGTGGCAATTCTAGCAAAGCATTGGCagatttcaaattcaaaagtcTGCTGCTCACCTGATGACCAGTACTCTCCGCGGAGAAACTGATCCAAACAGTAATGTCAAATGAATACATATAAAGGATATTCAAGAAAGTTAAAATGCAACAGAGAGAGACAAGTTGCAATGGGTCCTATTGAGTGTAGATAGAACAATGAATCAGATTTACCCCAACTACTTACCCAGGATTTCCTGACCCGTCATTATCTTTCCACTTGACAATTGCACAATGAAACAGTGGTCGAATAGGATCTGACTTTATTGGCTCTGAAAGACGTACTCGCACTCTGAATTTATAGAGAAACACAGGCAAACAagtataaaagaattaaaagggATACGgtaaaaaatgaaagagaaggaCAAGATTTGATTTTTCAGCTACCTTAGAAGATGAGGATTTTCCCATCCACCAAGTCGGCGGATGGCAGGGACTACAAATAGTTGGAAACAAACTAAAGAGCTCACAGGATTTCCAGGCAACCCAAATGCaagaatctgatttgattccCTTTTTTCTGTGTTATCTGGTTTGATCTCTACAAAAGTCACGGGTTTTCCTGGCCTCATGAAAACCTGAAAAGACATCAATTCCATGACCAAAACTACAAAGAACTGGAACAACCGAGTGAAAGCATTTCAAGAACCATTTGCATACCGCACTAAAATATACAACCCCTTTCTTAGCAAGTAATGGCTTGACATAATCCCTATCTCCCATTGAAACACCACCAGAAGTCAGAAGGATGTTAGCTCCAGCAGAAAAAGCATTTTCCAAGATCTTCTCAAGCTCGCCTTCATCATCTCTAGCAATACCAAGGTCGATAATTTTGCATTGGTGTTGAACAGCAGCAGCAAGTAACATAGCACGGTTTGAATCCCTAATCTACAcaattttttaacaaataaaaattttataaaacaaaataacatACATTAACTCATCAAATGAGAAGCTGAATAATGAGAGAGTATGTGACTAAATACCTCACAATGTACAATATGGAATTATTTTATCAGGTAAAACATCAAACTTGAAAAAGTAACTAGATGGGTATGAAAGCTGAGTGATACACAAATGCCAATATACAAGGGACAGCAAAGTAATGTTCCATAATACCTGCCCACGACCCAGACATTCAGTCTGTGGCTCTACAAGTTCATCCCCTGTAGAAAGAACAGCAACTACTGGAGTAGGATAGACCTACAAGACAACGGTAAAAGTAAATCAGAAAGGAGATGGATGAGAGAATACAtgactaaaaacaaaatatattggAAATTATAATACCTTTACTGTCATGACACCCACAGTAGCAAGCAGGCCAATTTCTGAAGAACCTATTTTATCACCAGCTTTTAAGACAAGAGCATCCTTCTCGATATCACATCCCTGGGAATGCAGTGTCATCAgctattaaattttaaatagtaaataaagCCACAAGTCTAATAACCAAGTCTAGTATAAGCCATGCCCACAAGACTTGAATAAAAAAACATCATTTTTTAGTAAAGATATTTGCATCGATATGGCCCCGTACCTaacaaaaagtgaaaaataGTAGGAAAGTAAAAAACTACTGTTTAAATTCCTCTGAATAGTATAGGACGTGTGaggtaataataaaaaaataatggaGAGTCTAGATACATCAAATCTCCCACATTGAATAAATTGCATCTAAGCTTCAGTCCTCATGGAACATAGTTCTCACTATATTAAGATTTTAACAAGCACAAAAATTCATGTTCAAACAGAAATCTATCCAAAAATATGGCCTAATAACATATTAACCTAGATCCGCGTTTACCAACATACCATAGCCCAAAGAGAAAAAGGCAgataaacaaacaaataaatgatTGACTTCATGAACCAAACTGTGATTTAAAGTCTTGCTGCCTCCGTTCATAAGCCTCCTAAAGATCCGATCACGGGATAACCATTACAGGTCAAAAAAGGTGGTGTAGAATCTGGTTGAAGTACtacaatatttttcttcttaagaaatgctttaaaatattttccaacttgaattggatgaacAAAAGAGCATCCTTGTACAAATggaacatttatttatttaattatcaaGAATAGCATTGCAGTCTACGTTGGTAACTTTATCCCTATAAataatcatttggattggactCGGTGAACCAAACTAACCCAAATTTAGAGATCAAAATGTTAAAAgcggtaaaaaaaaataaacaccGAGTTACGTGGAAATCCGAATAACAAGAGAAAAACCACAATTTGGCTTTCTTATTAATTTATCATATTAACAAAGGataaaaagggaaaaataaatagacaacaagtttatgataaaaaaataaaaataaataaaaaatgaaagaaaattagGGTAAATTCTTCCTCGGgccaagcccactaattctaacactcccctcaagttgggacgtaaatatcacTAAGGCTCAACTTGCTAACGCATGAGTCAAAAGTTTTGTCTAAGAAGTCCTTTGTT
The sequence above is drawn from the Cucumis melo cultivar AY chromosome 2, USDA_Cmelo_AY_1.0, whole genome shotgun sequence genome and encodes:
- the LOC103492442 gene encoding molybdopterin biosynthesis protein CNX1 isoform X1, with the translated sequence MADHSCVKSTAMISPDEALKTVLEVAQCLPPIVVSLHDAIGKVLAQDIRASDPLPPYPASIKDGYAVVASDGPGEYPVIIESRAGNDGVGVTVTPGTVAYVTTGGPIPDGADAVVQVEDTEKIESKRVKIKVKARKGADIRPVGCDIEKDALVLKAGDKIGSSEIGLLATVGVMTVKVYPTPVVAVLSTGDELVEPQTECLGRGQIRDSNRAMLLAAAVQHQCKIIDLGIARDDEGELEKILENAFSAGANILLTSGGVSMGDRDYVKPLLAKKGVVYFSAVFMRPGKPVTFVEIKPDNTEKRESNQILAFGLPGNPVSSLVCFQLFVVPAIRRLGGWENPHLLRVRVRLSEPIKSDPIRPLFHCAIVKWKDNDGSGNPGFSAESTGHQVSSRLLNLKSANALLELPPTGNPIPAGTSVSAIVISDISSIAGSANSLSFDSTVSLKNNISKKISSEVQDIGSKVAILTVSDTVASGAGPDRSGPRAVSIVQASSEKLGGVNIVATAVVSDDVSKIQDVLVKWCDIDEVDLILTLGGTGFSPRDVTPEATKPLLHKETPGLLYVMMQESLKVTPFAVLSRSAAGIRGSTLIINMPGNPNAAAECMEALLPSLKHALKQIQGDKREKHPRHVPHAEATPANIWDQSYKLASEGISETGCSCSH
- the LOC103492442 gene encoding molybdopterin biosynthesis protein CNX1 isoform X2: MADHSCVKSTAMISPDEALKTVLEVAQCLPPIVVSLHDAIGKVLAQDIRASDPLPPYPASIKDGYAVVASDGPGEYPVIIESRAGNDGVGVTVTPGTVAYVTTGGPIPDGADAVVQVEDTEKIESKRVKIKVKARKGADIRPVGCDIEKDALVLKAGDKIGSSEIGLLATVGVMTVKVYPTPVVAVLSTGDELVEPQTECLGRGQIRDSNRAMLLAAAVQHQCKIIDLGIARDDEGELEKILENAFSAGANILLTSGGVSMGDRDYVKPLLAKKGVVYFSAVFMRPGKPVTFVEIKPDNTEKRESNQILAFGLPGNPVSSLVCFQLFVVPAIRRLGGWENPHLLRVRVRLSEPIKSDPIRPLFHCAIVKWKDNDGSGNPGFSAESTGHQVSSRLLNLKSANALLELPPTGNPIPAGTSVSAIVISDISSIAGSANSLSFDSTVSLKNNISKKISSEVQDIGSKVAILTVSDTVASGAGPDRSGPRAVSIVQASSEKLGGVNIVATAVVSDDVSKIQDVLVKWCDIDEVDLILTLGGTGFSPRDVTPEATKPLLHKETPGLLYVMMQESLKVTPFAVLSRSAAGIRGSTLIINMPGNPNAAAECMEALLPSLKHALKQIQGDKREKHPRHVPHAEATPANIWDQSYKLASEVHHENIL
- the LOC103492442 gene encoding molybdopterin biosynthesis protein CNX1 isoform X3 produces the protein MTVKVYPTPVVAVLSTGDELVEPQTECLGRGQIRDSNRAMLLAAAVQHQCKIIDLGIARDDEGELEKILENAFSAGANILLTSGGVSMGDRDYVKPLLAKKGVVYFSAVFMRPGKPVTFVEIKPDNTEKRESNQILAFGLPGNPVSSLVCFQLFVVPAIRRLGGWENPHLLRVRVRLSEPIKSDPIRPLFHCAIVKWKDNDGSGNPGFSAESTGHQVSSRLLNLKSANALLELPPTGNPIPAGTSVSAIVISDISSIAGSANSLSFDSTVSLKNNISKKISSEVQDIGSKVAILTVSDTVASGAGPDRSGPRAVSIVQASSEKLGGVNIVATAVVSDDVSKIQDVLVKWCDIDEVDLILTLGGTGFSPRDVTPEATKPLLHKETPGLLYVMMQESLKVTPFAVLSRSAAGIRGSTLIINMPGNPNAAAECMEALLPSLKHALKQIQGDKREKHPRHVPHAEATPANIWDQSYKLASEGISETGCSCSH